The Sandaracinus amylolyticus genomic interval TGCGCATCGTCGACTGGCGCGACGCGCCGGTGAGCCGCGTCTACTACCGCTACGAAGAGGGCGACGCGTACGAGGAGAACTTCGGCGGGCGCGACGTGCACGGCGAGGTCGTCACGCGCCGCAGCCTCGCGATCTCGAGCACCGTGCTGCGCCGCATCGGCTCGCCGCAGGGCGTGTTCGTGCGTGCGATGGACGGCAGCTGGCGTCGCGCCGGCGAGTCCGCGAGCCGTCTCAAGGGTGGTCAGGGCGCGGCGATGCGGCCCGAGGGGCACCACTCGCCGGCCGACGGGAACGGCGCATCGCGCGGCAAGCTCGGCATGGGGCTCGAGGGGCGCGAGGATCGTTTCCTCCCCGAGATCACCGCGCTGATCGATCCGCGCCAGTTCGAGCTGATCACGAAGAGCGACGCGGGGCTCGTCGTCATCCAGGGCGGCGCGGGCTCGGGCAAGACGACGATCGGCCTGCACCGCCTCGCGTACCTCGCGTTCCAGGATCCGAAGCGCTTCCGGCCCGACCGGATGCTCGTGATCGTCTACAACGACGCGCTCGTTCGATACATCTCGAAGGTGCTCCCTTCGCTGGGTCTCCCTCAGGCAGGCGCGACGGGCACGCCGGTCACGACGTACGAGCGCTGGGCCGCGAAGCAGCGCATCTCGCACCTGCGCGGCCTGCCCGAGGAGTACACCGAGGACACGCCGGGCGCGGTGACGCGCCTCAAGAAGCACCCGGTGATGCTGCGGATGATCGACGACATCGTCGCGCGCGCATCGGCGAAGTTCGAGAAGTGGCTCGAGCAGGCGCTCGAGAAGATCGAGGGCAAGGAGGAAGTGCTCGCGTTCTTCCGCGAGCAGGAGCGCGCACCGCTCGCCGTGCGGCTCATGCGCTTGTCGCGCTGGGTCGCGCCCGACGAGCTGAGCGAGGAGGACGCCGCGCTCGAGGCCGCGGCCGAGGCCTCGGGGGAGCCGAGCAAGCGCCCCGCGCCGAAGTCGGTCGCGATCCGTCATGCCGTCGAGCGCGTGGTGCAGCGCGCGCGTCGCGAGCTGCTCGACGTCAGCGCGGCATGGGCCGAGATGCTCACCGACGCGACCGCGCTGAGCGCGGCGTTCGAGAAGCACGCGCCGGGCGAGATCGATCCCGACGATCTGCGCACCGCGGTCAACTGGTGCATCGAGCGCTGCGGCACGATCATGGGCGAGCTCGAGATCCGCCGGGACGAGGGCGATCGCGCGAAGGAGAAGCGCGATAGCAAGGCGCCCAACGACGACGTGCAGCGCGCGATCGACGAGGAGGTCCCGCAGCCGAAGCTCGTCGCGCGCAAGCGGGGCGGCGGCGACGACGACGAGGACGACTTCGAGGACGGCGAGGACGACCGCTCGGTCGGCATCGACGGCGCGATCGAGACCGAGCCGCCGAAGCTCGATCGCGAGGACGACGCGCTCCTGCTGCGTCTGGTGCAGCGCCTGCGCGGTCCGCTCGTGAAGGGCCGCGAGCGCCTGCGCTACGAGCACATCCTGATCGACGAGGCGCAGGATCTCTCGCCGGTCGAGCTCGCGGTCGTCTTGGGCACGTCGACGAAGCAGCGCAGCGTCACGATGGCGGGCGACGTCGCGCAGCGCCTGCACATGGACAACGGCTTCAAGGGCTGGGCGGAGCTGCTCGACGCGATCCGCCCGCGCCGTGCGGGCGATGCGTCGGCGCCGGTCGAGCCGCTCACGGTCGAGCCGCTGAAGGTGCAGTACCGCTCGACGCATCAGATCATCGAGTTCGCGCAGGACGTGCTCGGGCCGCTCGCCGACCCCCAGGGCGGCCACGCGATCCGCAGCGGCGCGCCGGTCGAGCTCTTCCGGTTCGCGCACAACGGCGAGGCGGTCGCGTTCCTCGGTGAAGCGCTGCGCGAGCTGATGCAGAGCGAGCCGCGCGCCTCGGTCGCGCTGATCGCGCGCTATCCCGAGCAGGCGGACCTCTACCACCGCGGGCTCGTGAACGCCGAGGTCCCGCACCTGCGCCGCATCGCGGAGCAGGACTTCCCGTTCAAGCCCGGCATCGACGTCACCGACGTGCGCCAGGTGAAGGGCCTCGAGTTCGACTACGTGGTGCTGCTCGAGGTCTCGCGCGCGTCGTACGGCAACAGCGACGAGGCGCGGCACCTGCTGCACATCGCGGCGACGCGCGCGGCGCACCAGCTCTGGGTGACGTGCAGCGGCGAGCCCTCGCCGCTCCTGCCCCAGTCGCTTCGCGATCGCGCTTACTGAAGTGCTTCGATGAGCGTCGAGCCGCTCGATCGCGCGCTCCGAGAGCGCGTCTTCGCGTGGCTCGACCCGCGGTGGATCGTCCACGAGGACGAGGACGTCATCGCGATCGACAAGCCCTCGGGCGTGCCGACACAAGAGGCGCGCGAGGGCGCGCAGGACGATCTGCCGACCCGTCTCGCGCGGTTCCTCGAGCAGCGCGACGGCGTCGACGAGGCGTACGTCGGCGTCCACCAGCGGCTCGACAAGGACACGTCGGGCGTCCTCCTCTACGCGAAGTCGCGCGCGGCGAACGTCGAGCTCGCGCCGCAGTTCACCCACCACGCGGTCCGGAAGATCTACCTCGCGTGCGTCGACGGCTGGCGCCACGGCGCGCGCACGACGTTCCGCGATCAGCTCGGCCCGCTACGCGGCGGCCGCGTCGAGGTCGTGAAGGACGGCGGCAAGCACGCGGTCACGCACGCGAGCGTCATCGAGCGCAGGGGATCGCGCGCGCTCCTCGAGATCACGATCGAGACCGGGCGCACCCACCAGATCCGCGCGCAGCTCGCGCACCACGGAGCGCCGATCGCGGGAGATCGCATCTACGAGGGCGCGCCCGCGCCGCGACTGATGCTGCACGCGTCGGAGCTCGAGCTGGTGCATCCGCGCTGGGAGCGACCGTTCCGTGTGAA includes:
- a CDS encoding ATP-binding domain-containing protein is translated as MRSTDLIEPGPVDRSEPGSDEEKTRIVAEEERVLARVHKHLAARKMRVSTDGIDYDAELLSLRDQINEARLEDVPPLIEEMERLSEVAARRAKVVEGAVDPDSPYFGRLVLEEGDRRREVLIGRSTYLDPRTGVRIVDWRDAPVSRVYYRYEEGDAYEENFGGRDVHGEVVTRRSLAISSTVLRRIGSPQGVFVRAMDGSWRRAGESASRLKGGQGAAMRPEGHHSPADGNGASRGKLGMGLEGREDRFLPEITALIDPRQFELITKSDAGLVVIQGGAGSGKTTIGLHRLAYLAFQDPKRFRPDRMLVIVYNDALVRYISKVLPSLGLPQAGATGTPVTTYERWAAKQRISHLRGLPEEYTEDTPGAVTRLKKHPVMLRMIDDIVARASAKFEKWLEQALEKIEGKEEVLAFFREQERAPLAVRLMRLSRWVAPDELSEEDAALEAAAEASGEPSKRPAPKSVAIRHAVERVVQRARRELLDVSAAWAEMLTDATALSAAFEKHAPGEIDPDDLRTAVNWCIERCGTIMGELEIRRDEGDRAKEKRDSKAPNDDVQRAIDEEVPQPKLVARKRGGGDDDEDDFEDGEDDRSVGIDGAIETEPPKLDREDDALLLRLVQRLRGPLVKGRERLRYEHILIDEAQDLSPVELAVVLGTSTKQRSVTMAGDVAQRLHMDNGFKGWAELLDAIRPRRAGDASAPVEPLTVEPLKVQYRSTHQIIEFAQDVLGPLADPQGGHAIRSGAPVELFRFAHNGEAVAFLGEALRELMQSEPRASVALIARYPEQADLYHRGLVNAEVPHLRRIAEQDFPFKPGIDVTDVRQVKGLEFDYVVLLEVSRASYGNSDEARHLLHIAATRAAHQLWVTCSGEPSPLLPQSLRDRAY